The genomic segment CAGTTTGTCAACATTACGTGACGGACTAATTAAGCacgaaaaaatataagaaaaacgAGCAAATACAGCCTTCAGCCATTCTCTGTTAACAAAAAGTATTGACCTACAAACTGGCGATTAGCTTTTGATGgagtcttaaaatttttatttaaacatttttaaaatattgctaTTGTTGGAACTTTAGTAATGTTTGCGTTTGCCTTGAGTTGAGATcgtaaatcataaaaaatagatttttgaaAACATTCAATAGAAGTATGGCTAAAAGGGAAAATCTGCTAAACATTAAACGAACTACGCAACTTTTCGTATCGAAAAACagttgaattaattaatgtaagaACATGTTGCCCTAGCTATATATtacctgtgtaatttgtccagtatatatttatttatttattagttctaTTGTGATAGTAAAAAATCTTACAAATCAGAAAGTGCGTGAAATTATTGCACCACAACCGTTCAAGTTAACCCttcaaattatgttattaCGCAGTACATAACtaacttatttgttttattactttatgaCGGTTCTCATAaatcacaaacaaaacaatcagttttaccaaatatttattgctattatttattaacagaAATCCTTTTTTTTGCCATCTAAGTACACTCATTTGTGCCGGACTGACTCTTAAGATGTAAGCAGCTCATTCCCAATTAtcgttttattactttatgaGGGTGTTCTCATAAAAAtatcaccaaaaaaaaaaacagtcagTTTTAACGGAacatttattactattatttgtAAACAGAAATCCTTTAATGACATTTAAATACACTCATTTGTGCCAGAACGATTGTTACGATGTAAGTACCTCATTCctaattattactttatgataaaactgccgtgtggttcccggaatcaatagaaaaagaaaaggaccactccatctctttcccatggatatcataaaggcgactaagcgataggcttaaaaatttaggattcttcttttaggcgatgggctagcaacctgacactatttgaatcgcaatcattaagcctaacataAGTCGTATTGTTTTTGCAGTGTGCAGTTGTGCCCGATTTAATAGGTTCttctacttaaatttttacgcATACCTCGATGACTTTGATGATGGCAATACCTATCTAATCAATCATTTTATAAGAACTTGCAACACCCCCCCTTCAACCGaactaagtttaaataaacttttttattaataattaaaaaagtttatttgagcAAGTTATTTAGCATGCGAAGTAGGTACACAATGTAGGTTATTGATAAAGTCGCGTTCTCTTATCAGTTGTGCCAAATGTCTGATGTAAACATTGAATTTAACAACAAGATTGTGATTACAACGGAAAAAAAATCACTGCCCTATCCAAAAATTCCCCCTTTTCCCGCTTTCGTGTTAATTTTCGAAAAAGGGTACACAGTTCGAACGGTTTATGAGgttttattaggtatttttagttttatgagAAATAACGAATAACGAACAAGAAATTCAGACCAAACGTTAGTAGAACCGCAAGCCGCCCTTGTCTGTGGTCTTAAATGTGAAAGAGACCGCTCGAATGTCAACCGTAAGTTAATAGAGTTTTTGTAAATGGAACAGGTgattttgtcaaaaaattGTAGGTAATTTTTACTCAACTACGGCGAAACAAAAGGGAGGGTTATGATTTTGGCctgtataaatgtatgtggGTATGAATGTTCATCTGTTCCCCTATAATTTGGAACgagaatgttttaaatttgccaaatatttttacagcaCGCTTCCTCTTTTGAAGCCAATCAGGAATTCGAAAATATTGTAAAGGAGTACGTAAAATGCGTCCtctaacaagaaaataatttacgaAACATTTTTAGCCGTGTTCTAGCCATGATATCATCCAAAACTGgacttaatatttcttgcttaATTATTcgcataaattaaaatttcaactcGCAACAGTTAAAGTGCATTGCACTTACCATTTGgatgtataaaacaaaattaaacaattaaaactaaaatgtaCGAGTTGTATCCTAGACGTTAAATTGGACACGTCCAGATTTTTCTGGCTACTTGTTAAAGAAACTTTTTTTGAGTCCACATGAACCAAATATGGTAGGCACACCACTATTCTACaataatgtaagtattattaaatatataagttagtATTGTTTTACTAGCATTCGGTTCTGTATTACCCGGTTATAATTATAGTACTGAAATAACTATATTCTAGCGTCTAGAATAATTTCGATTCCAAATCCAGCtgaacaaacatataaaaatacgtacatatgtaagtatttcacGCGATAAACCACGCGCCATATTGACGTCAGACGCGATTCGCAAACGCCATTTCACTTATTGAATAGTTtatgagaaaagatttttgttgACACACTAACGTGTTGAAAAGTTGATTTCTATAGTAATGGCACACGTTTATGTAACATGATTTCTCTTGCGcgataatgaaattgaaaatcttATCCTACTGATATACgtacgaaagtttgtaagtatgtgaCTGTGTTTGTTATTATATCAAAAACTTCTGAAAGGATTTGCTATTATATCGTTtagatattgaaataattacttattaagcTGAAATGTTTGGAGATTCAAGACGAgcgaagtcgcaggcaacaGTAAATATTTCTGTAAGATAACTACAGTTCGCATACGTAAGACGAAAAATCCCGTAAATTtccattcccgcgggaatatcGGGAAATCCACGCTTAGTGTAGGTACCCCTAGACCACTTGTGTCAAATTTCAACATTCTAGACCCAGCAGTTTGGTAtgtgcgttgatatgtcagtcaatcaggcAGAGCTTTACccgaagttcgagacttgtattaTAGGATAGaaatacaaacacacatatcAACCTCTGTCCATTaccaggtagacagagccaaatgtGGATAGGCACAAAGGTCACGTTAAACTTGAAGGCTTGataatggaaatgagatttatagatatttagtGACAGCTTACTAAATTAACTTTCAAAACCATATATTTTCCAATCGGGGTCAACTCGTGTTTTGAGACTGTGCAGACCACATGCTTAAACATGACTGCACTAACCTCAAAACCCAAAAAGGTACGACAATGGTCTAAGATCTAGAAAAACTGGCGAGGTGGCATGCGTGATGTTCACGCTAATTTTCCGCTTGCCAGTCGCaaggtttaaaaaaagaagcattttttttaaagttaattatgtGTCTTGGAGAAACTCGTTGTTGTAAAACCTTGTTTCTTGAAGTCGAGTTaccttttttttgtagtagTTAAACTCATGGTTCGATCGACTTACTTGCCTACATTATAAGCTATTTCTGTTTGCTGTAATACCTTGGACACGCAAACAGGTATGTTTTAGtgtaaaaatagaattaattatCCTATTAATCAACTATTTTAACTGGGccatttaattttagaaaagaaagagaataatttattgaaaatatttgatgtaGCAGTCGCCTCAAGAACAGTACTGCCCAACTAAGCGCAAAAGCGGTAACTCAAAGAAAGCGAGTTTTGAGATAATTGAAGTTATGtaaaaatagttatatatatactttatgtatagttttttttatttgttaaatattatttatatattatatagggTGTATTTGTTATCACATTagttaaattatcaaaaatgtataataatgtaCTTTATTCATGAGATACGGTTACACCGCTTAGTAAactatagaattaaaattgagATACCGCTTTTTCGTTAGCTCTTCTCAAACATGTGTGTATACAAAAAGGAATGTATTTTCTAtcgaataaaatatgtattatttgaaaaaaaaaaacaattaaagtatatatataacgtttttttattattaaaatttgaaattacataaaaaaatatttaaaaacaaacggTTTTTGGAAGGAATTTTATTAGTCAAAAGTAGGGAGTTCTCTCCAAAAGGACATTCTATTTTGtggtattatattttgaaaagatttcaaaatattttcttttttgtttcttgaAATTCCTTCCGGagcagttttcttttttggtgGAGGCAAGACatgactttttaaaattttttttcctataatGCTAGCAGTAATTGCATTTTGATCGAATCCTGTTTTGTAGGTGATATCAAAACTGCCTCTTTTAACTTCAACTTCAACCATTTCGCTGACATATGGACGCGGTTTAATTCGAGACAGTGCATATTGTGTGGTATAATCATCCCAGTCATAAAAGTCTTGCATGTTCATCTCTTtaagttttacattttttcctGCAGTGCTAACTGCCTGAGAAAAATCTGCGaaatcataaattttgtttttcatgcGTTTTATGGACAGCTCTACCCTATGATGGAAACTATCAGCTGACATAAAGGTGTGGCCggattcaaaatatttgatgaCAATCTTGTCGGCGTTGATATCCttagaatttataatataaattaagaaagaaaaaaacgtCCAGTTTTTGTTCTGGGAGGAACAATTATCAACCCAtagtatgatattttttttatcccgatgaaaaataaaaaattgatagtATGCACTTATAATTTCGGCTTTGGAACGTCCAAACAACCCTTCATACCATAGTACAGGAAAAACACTCAAATCTTTTCGGCCTTGACCAGTTGGCACGAAACTTTCGTTGTAAACCACTATCCTATGAGTAAAAATAGCAGTTTTGAACATGTCTATCCTGGGCAGCATGATAACTTTTTGTAAATCAGCAGAATATACAACAGTATCAGTTTCATTTAGCTCACTGTCTAATTTATACTGCTCTCTGGACATGTATGCCCGTTTGTTATGACTTTTCCACTTCGTGCAACCTAGACAGTCTTCTTTAAGGTTTTCTTTGGTATGTGTATCATCGTGTAAACGGAACTCTTCACAGTCCTCACACTCTTCGTGGCCAAGctttacaaaagaaatatttaattctgcGACTACTTCTCGATATTTATCGTAAGATACTTTGCAAGAcggatttttttctaaaaagtcTTTATGCATCGCACTGATTGTCAAATCACTGGGTAAGTATAAGCGATTGGGAGCGTGTTCACGCCTGTAATGAGATATACTCGGCTCAAAGCTCATTATATGTTCCTTAATAGGAGTagattcaattttattgtgaGGAGTAGCTCCCAGTCTTTTGTCTACTGGTGGTGCAACCGTGTCGTTAGAATTGGCCAAAGCCGTATGTAAAGGTTTGTCATTAGATGATTTGTAGCCCAAAGTTGTCAAAAAGAAGGTTTTACATACTCCATACTTTGTACCGAGCACGTCCTTAAGTGAATAACTGTAGCTTACTTTTTTTCTGTACTCCTCTGATTCAAATCTTGTTACTGTTCTTTGTTTCACAGATTTAGCTGAGGTGTGATGCAGCATATAAGCCTTCCTCTCTTTGTCATTCAAACTCCAGAAGctctcatttataatttttcgctGCTCTTCCGATATATTTTGGATACACTGCTTTTTGCATGAAGCAGGACAGGGTGGTTTAACGTTATGTTTCTCTCTAATCTCACTTTTTTTCACTTCATTTCTGACTTTGAGAGGTTGGtcgtgtttttttcttttcctaATTGTACCGGCCTTAGTATAAGTTGTAAGATTATGTGTATTTCCATCAGCTATCTCGTTTTGTGTCAGATTCTCGGTGTCCCTAAGATTATCATTTGGTGTCACTTCGTGTCCTTGAGATGAATTCTCAACAGATTTTTCGTATTGAACACTTATCACATTTGAATTATTCCTAAGAGATTCAGAAGTGCAAATAGTATTATCGGAAGcagttatcaatattttttctgtatcaTCTTGAAAAATACAGGATCTTTGTTGATCTTCAATAGTATCTGTGATCAAAGGTTCTGGATTACCgcaattaaaaacattgtgtATGTTGTgtgtattaaaacaaaagcctGGCGATGATATGTCACTTAAATCATTATGTTCAATAATTGGCACAGTTGTCAATGTGATCAACGAGTTAGGGGATTTGTTGTTATTCCCGATTTCTGTGTTTTGATCATCCTGATGCATAGCGAAATAATCAACGTTTGATGTACACGGACCcgataaaaaatgtgaatctTCAAAGTCGAAACCATTTGAGGAAGGAAGAATCGGAGCTAGTAATTGATCAGCACTGTTGAATCTTGAAAATGCGGGATCATCATCTGAATCACTAGTAGGAAAAAAGTCGGGATCGATCGTTTTAATATTACGTTGTAATTGTTTGGATTCCTTAAACTTTTCCCTCAACgccttatttttttgtgctaAAAGCATCATCATTTTCGTATTTCTTTGCGACATGGTTTATctgtaacaatatttaataagtataactgaattattttattcatcaaaAACGTTTAGTTATCTTTAACAaacataatacaaattatatatttgggaaataaattaaaatattgcacTTACGTAATGTAAAGTGCAAATCAACTTATTATCATCGGAACAACAATAACCGTATGGCTGGgaaaatatgattaaaaataatttactttatgtTCTGGTAGATCAAGGTCAATTTTGCTAAGTACGAATGCGTACGAGGGCGCGCACGCCAACCGCAAGAAAGTTTAACACAAAATTTCTAATTTTGCAATGATTATGGTTACAAAatgctaaaataatatttaataggaCTTACCTGAATGTCAATGTATGAAGTGACCCCATTAAGCACCTtaatttacagtttttttctcaattttgCACAAATATCATGACCTCTtcacaacaaaaacaaacaagttatGACACGAATTTGCGAACGAATTTGCCAAGGGCAGGGATAAATCACTGTAAAATGTATTAGAAATTCGATCTTATCCAGTAAAACCATAAGggctaatttaattttgctatTGCAACCGTATCTCACTAATTCAAAACAGTTTGCGTATTATGCAAGCATTAAAATACTAAGCATTATAGCGGTAACTCATTACTGATTTTACTCATCCTACTTACCGCTTATCGGCTAAGCAAAagttgtgtatttatttaagaattttagcgatatttaaatttgcggCTGGTTGCCTacgtaatattaatatacctCTAACACCCTTAGTGATATATGGTAAAACTGAGATAGAAAAATCTTTCTTAAGGTTTTTTCATACGTTTTGAACAAGATATTGCTAAATGGCTTAGTCCAGTAGATGCGTATTTTTTAAAGCTATCCGATGgcataaaaatcaattttacgattttttttgaGATACCGCTTTTGCGCTTAGCAGGGCAGAGTAGCTCACCGACATTAACAATCTTAGTGCATTAAGAATACACGATGTTGCAGAGAcacaatattatgttttttgccaaataaatttatagttgAGTATCATTTGGATGATGCTGGCTTTAGACCCTTTGAAGCGAACAAACGAAAATCAACCAGGAATTACTAGATAAGATATGTTGAAAGATatgttgaaaatataatgacCTGATGTTGAAAGAGATAAATTTGATAAAGAAGGTAATCAATACGGGTCGCCATCGCAACGAATGctttgtatttaataataacttttaatgaTAACGGTTACCTTAACGTACCATGATCAGTTTGGGAAAGTCCTGGCGGTAGGTCAGCTATAGAGTAGCCTGAACCTTGCACGTAGAGAGCTAGTgatgtatgtagataaacacTAGTggaagtgaaaagatgtagtcctTGCCTACGAGTACCTCTGGTAAAAAGAGTGATTAGATCATATGAATGTCTTAAGTTTCAGATTCTGAACACTATAGCTTAGCAAGGAGTAACCGGGCCTAACAACGGTCGGTTGTTATGCCCGGTTTCCACAGAAGCTAAGCGAATAAGAGATTTGGAAATAACGAAATCTGAGtggttatttaaaacaaatgtcaCCTCGTTTCCCCTCCTCCGCTTTAATGGAAACCGGGCATTATGCGCTTCTTTCAGCAGTGCGTTTGCTGCCTTTGTATATGAAAGTTCGGACATAAAAtggattaaaaatgtatttatacgAGGCTCGTGTAGTTGATTTTAGCTTGGCTTGTCGCCTTCCCGTTTTTTGCGGTTTGGCCGCGGttcaaatttttgaatttcgcTTATCCAACCATCCTTTGTGCGATGTCAAAACACAATAGGACCTGTAGCTCTGAACACCTGCGCACTGACTcaggtataaataaaacacgaaTTGGGCCGGGTTCGAGTCCCGTAAACTTGTAGCCGTCAGTCCTGGACTGGTCTGACgttttgtttgtattgttGGTGGCTGTATGCTCGATGTTATAAAGTATGTCGATATTTATAGAT from the Amyelois transitella isolate CPQ chromosome 25, ilAmyTran1.1, whole genome shotgun sequence genome contains:
- the LOC132903387 gene encoding uncharacterized protein LOC132903387, with protein sequence MSQRNTKMMMLLAQKNKALREKFKESKQLQRNIKTIDPDFFPTSDSDDDPAFSRFNSADQLLAPILPSSNGFDFEDSHFLSGPCTSNVDYFAMHQDDQNTEIGNNNKSPNSLITLTTVPIIEHNDLSDISSPGFCFNTHNIHNVFNCGNPEPLITDTIEDQQRSCIFQDDTEKILITASDNTICTSESLRNNSNVISVQYEKSVENSSQGHEVTPNDNLRDTENLTQNEIADGNTHNLTTYTKAGTIRKRKKHDQPLKVRNEVKKSEIREKHNVKPPCPASCKKQCIQNISEEQRKIINESFWSLNDKERKAYMLHHTSAKSVKQRTVTRFESEEYRKKVSYSYSLKDVLGTKYGVCKTFFLTTLGYKSSNDKPLHTALANSNDTVAPPVDKRLGATPHNKIESTPIKEHIMSFEPSISHYRREHAPNRLYLPSDLTISAMHKDFLEKNPSCKVSYDKYREVVAELNISFVKLGHEECEDCEEFRLHDDTHTKENLKEDCLGCTKWKSHNKRAYMSREQYKLDSELNETDTVVYSADLQKVIMLPRIDMFKTAIFTHRIVVYNESFVPTGQGRKDLSVFPVLWYEGLFGRSKAEIISAYYQFFIFHRDKKNIILWVDNCSSQNKNWTFFSFLIYIINSKDINADKIVIKYFESGHTFMSADSFHHRVELSIKRMKNKIYDFADFSQAVSTAGKNVKLKEMNMQDFYDWDDYTTQYALSRIKPRPYVSEMVEVEVKRGSFDITYKTGFDQNAITASIIGKKILKSHVLPPPKKKTAPEGISRNKKENILKSFQNIIPQNRMSFWRELPTFD